Proteins encoded in a region of the Cyanobacteria bacterium QS_8_64_29 genome:
- a CDS encoding CPXCG motif-containing cysteine-rich protein → MQLPAEFRCAFCGERNPITVALDGGLQQSPIEDCQVCCNPNLLFIRIDEATLAVEVDADCSS, encoded by the coding sequence ATGCAGCTCCCAGCCGAGTTCCGCTGCGCTTTCTGCGGCGAGCGCAACCCCATTACCGTGGCGCTCGATGGCGGGTTGCAGCAGTCACCCATCGAGGACTGCCAGGTCTGCTGCAACCCCAACCTGCTGTTCATCCGCATCGACGAGGCCACCCTAGCCGTCGAAGTTGATGCGGACTGCAGCTCCTAG